A single region of the Gossypium arboreum isolate Shixiya-1 chromosome 12, ASM2569848v2, whole genome shotgun sequence genome encodes:
- the LOC108479888 gene encoding metal tolerance protein 1-like gives MEVQNPQHGQYIEINVDVGQGQRRIGGSKLCGEAPCGFSDAGTSSKDAEERSASMRKLLIAVVLCVIFMSVEVVGGIKANSLAILTDAAHLLSDVAAFAISLFSLWAAGWEANPRQSYGFFRIEILGALVSIQLIWLLAGILVYEAIVRLINNTGEVYGFLMFLVAAFGLVVNIIMALLLGHDHGHGHGHGNDHGHAHSHSHSHSDHNHGVSVTTHHHQEGHSTGEHHHHHHHPEGHSKTEHRHHHEETEHVKDEDHHHDVYKEQSKPLLDKPKKRRNINVQGAYLHVLGDSIQSIGVMIGGAIIWYKPEWKIVDLICTLIFSVVVLGTTIKMLRSILEVLMESTPREIDATKLETGLLEMGDVVAIHELHIWAITVGKVLLACHVKIRPEADADIVLDNVIEYIRREYNISHVTIQIER, from the coding sequence ATGGAAGTGCAAAATCCTCAACATGGGCAATATATTGAAATAAATGTGGATGTTGGTCAAGGCCAAAGGCGTataggagggagtaagttgtgtGGGGAAGCACCTTGTGGATTTTCTGATGCTGGTACTAGCTCTAAAGATGCCGAAGAAAGATCGGCTTCCATGCGCAAGCTTTTAATTGCCGTGGTGCTTTGCGTCATCTTCATGAGTGTAGAGGTAGTGGGAGGCATCAAAGCCAATAGTCTAGCAATATTAACTGATGCAGCACATTTGCTATCTGATGTTGCAGCTTTTGCCATATCCTTGTTTTCGTTATGGGCCGCTGGATGGGAAGCTAATCCTCGTCAATCATACGGATTTTTTAGGATCGAGATTCTCGGGGCCTTGGTTTCTATCCAGTTGATATGGTTGCTTGCAGGAATTTTAGTGTATGAAGCCATTGTTAGACTCATTAATAACACAGGTGAGGTGTATGGATTTCTAATGTTTCTTGTTGCTGCTTTTGGATTAGTGGTTAACATTATCATGGCTCTATTATTGGGCCATGATCATGGTCATGGTCACGGTCATGGCAATGATCACGGTCATGCTCATAGCCATAGCCATAGCCATAGTGATCATAATCATGGTGTGAGTGTTACCACGCACCATCACCAAGAGGGACACTCCACAGGAGAACaccaccatcatcatcatcatcccgAGGGGCACTCCAAGACTGAGCACCGCCATCATCACGAAGAAACTGAGCATGTCAAAGACGAGGATCACCACCACGACGTTTACAAAGAACAGTCAAAGCCACTGCTTGATAAGCCAAAGAAACGAAGGAACATAAATGTCCAAGGAGCTTATCTTCATGTACTAGGGGATTCCATCCAAAGTATTGGAGTAATGATCGGAGGGGCAATCATATGGTACAAACCCGAATGGAAAATCGTCGACCTGATCTGCACGCTGATATTTTCAGTAGTTGTTTTGGGGACTACCATCAAAATGTTGCGCAGCATACTCGAAGTGCTGATGGAGAGTACACCTCGAGAGATCGATGCAACAAAGCTGGAAACAGGGCTATTGGAAATGGGGGATGTTGTTGCCATTCATGAGCTGCATATATGGGCCATTACAGTGGGGAAAGTCCTTTTGGCTTGCCATGTCAAAATCCGACCCGAAGCTGATGCAGACATCGTCTTAGACAATGTAATCGAATATATCAGAAGGGAGTATAATATCAGTCATGTTACCATTCAGATTGAGCGTTAA
- the LOC108479889 gene encoding caffeic acid 3-O-methyltransferase-like, which yields MAMPSSIESQQQEVSGENDNETYSFASQLVMGTFLPMALQTACELGILEIIAKAGPGAKLSATDIAAQLPTKNQGAPIMVDRIARLLASHNVLCCSVVGLEGHYSLSPVSYYFIPNEDAVSLAPVMALNQDIVSLVIWCQLKYAVLEGGIAFNRVHGAHAFEYPGLDDRFNQVFNTAVLNLSTMFTKKLLHSYDGFHGIKQLVDVGGNLGITLHYITSKYPNINGINFDSPHVIQHAPSYPGIEHVAGDMFENAPQGDAIFLKLVLHDWSDEKCLRLLKNCYKAIPNNGRVIVVDSVVPVMAESTPSAKATFLLDMLMMTQNPGGKERTKEEFVALASEAGFNSVKFEGFVCDCWVMEFHK from the exons ATGGCTATGCCTTCTTCAATAGAATCTCAGCAACAGGAAGTAAGTGGTGAAAATGACAATGAAACTTATTCTTTTGCTTCCCAACTTGTGATGGGAACATTCCTCCCTATGGCCTTGCAAACAGCATGCGAGCTTGGGATATTGGAGATAATTGCAAAAGCAGGTCCAGGTGCCAAACTCTCCGCCACTGATATTGCAGCACAACTGCCTACCAAGAACCAGGGTGCACCAATCATGGTGGACCGTATTGCCAGGCTTTTGGCTAGCCACAACGTGCTGTGCTGCTCTGTGGTTGGTCTTGAGGGACACTACAGTTTATCCCCAGTGTCTTACTACTTCATCCCTAACGAAGATGCTGTGTCGTTGGCTCCTGTCATGGCCCTGAATCAAGATATAGTCTCCTTGGTTATCTG GTGTCAACTTAAATATGCGGTTTTAGAAGGAGGGATCGCCTTCAACAGGGTGCATGGAGCACATGCCTTTGAGTACCCTGGATTGGATGATAGGTTCAATCAAGTTTTCAACACAGCCGTGTTGAATTTAAGTACAATGTTTACCAAGAAATTGCTCCACTCTTATGATGGATTTCATGGCATCAAGCAACTGGTAGATGTGGGTGGTAACCTTGGTATCACACTTCACTATATCACTTCCAAATACCCTAACATCAATGGCATTAATTTCGACTCGCCTCATGTTATACAACATGCCCCATCCTATCCTG GAATTGAACATGTTGCTGGTGATATGTTTGAAAACGCTCCACAAGGAGATGCTATTTTTTTGAAGTTGGTTCTCCATGATTGGAGCGATGAGAAGTGTTTGAGATTGTTGAAGAACTGCTACAAAGCCATCCCGAACAATGGCAGAGTCATTGTTGTAGATTCAGTAGTTCCTGTTATGGCCGAGTCTACTCCTTCGGCAAAGGCCACTTTTCTACTCGATATGCTAATGATGACTCAAAACCCCGGTGGAAAAGAACGAACGAAAGAAGAGTTTGTCGCGTTGGCGAGCGAAGCCGGGTTCAACAGCGTTAAGTTCGAGGGCTTTGTTTGTGACTGTTGGGTTATGGAGTTCCACAAATGA